Proteins encoded in a region of the Prochlorococcus marinus CUG1416 genome:
- a CDS encoding uracil phosphoribosyltransferase, whose translation MAMSLKVIVPPHPLIKHWLSILREKNTPNILYSTGYEQLGKWLTYEALRNWLPYKKEIVNTDHGDTDGYFINNDYPIKVLAMMPEGLSLWLGSKEVIPNSTLSLGEIPKSIESNEGIIFYSEQITTKSTAIETLLKLKELGVDSNRILLITAICSNKGLNEIAKLFPNQVIYTSCIDEEDEKTTFLVPGIGNPLLRLSTIFRDKN comes from the coding sequence ATGGCAATGTCACTAAAGGTTATTGTTCCTCCTCATCCATTAATAAAACATTGGCTTTCAATATTGCGAGAAAAAAACACTCCAAATATTTTGTACTCAACAGGATATGAACAATTAGGTAAATGGCTTACTTATGAAGCATTACGAAATTGGTTGCCATATAAAAAAGAAATAGTAAATACTGATCATGGGGATACGGACGGATATTTTATTAATAATGATTATCCAATAAAAGTTCTCGCAATGATGCCCGAAGGCTTATCTCTTTGGTTAGGATCTAAAGAAGTAATTCCTAATTCAACCCTTTCACTAGGAGAAATTCCTAAAAGTATTGAATCAAATGAAGGAATTATTTTTTATTCGGAACAAATAACGACAAAATCCACAGCAATTGAGACTTTATTAAAATTAAAGGAATTAGGAGTTGATTCCAATAGGATTTTATTAATAACTGCTATTTGCTCGAATAAAGGGTTAAATGAAATTGCGAAATTATTCCCTAATCAGGTAATCTACACCTCATGCATTGATGAGGAAGACGAAAAGACAACATTTTTGGTACCGGGTATTGGGAATCCTTTATTGCGTTTGAGTACTATATTTCGAGATAAGAACTAA
- a CDS encoding pentapeptide repeat-containing protein has protein sequence MIKSINFPTLKNALITLLFIGILFFNSVNSAWAKRPPEIRNQQDLDLEPDMHGQDLSGNEFVKYDLNGFNFSESNLEGAVFNNSKLQNSKFTGANLRDALAYATDFTDADLSDVNFTNALLMESNFDGAIIDGADFTDAVLSRTQQKQLCAIANGTNSSTGESTEYSLGC, from the coding sequence ATGATTAAATCAATTAATTTCCCCACTCTAAAGAATGCGTTAATTACATTATTATTCATTGGAATTTTATTTTTTAATTCTGTAAATTCTGCATGGGCCAAACGTCCTCCTGAGATTAGAAACCAACAAGACCTTGATTTAGAGCCGGATATGCATGGTCAAGATTTAAGTGGTAACGAATTTGTTAAATATGATCTGAATGGATTTAATTTCAGTGAAAGTAATTTGGAGGGTGCGGTATTTAATAATAGTAAATTGCAAAACTCAAAGTTTACGGGTGCCAATTTAAGAGACGCACTTGCCTATGCAACAGACTTTACAGATGCAGATCTTTCAGATGTTAATTTTACCAATGCTTTATTAATGGAGAGTAATTTCGACGGAGCAATAATAGATGGCGCGGATTTTACGGATGCTGTTCTTAGTCGAACACAACAGAAACAATTGTGTGCTATTGCTAATGGCACAAATAGTTCTACAGGAGAGAGTACAGAATATAGCTTAGGATGTTAA
- the purS gene encoding phosphoribosylformylglycinamidine synthase subunit PurS, whose translation MDQFAVKVFVRLRPSVLDPAGEATKSASIKLGAEGIKSLRIGKMIEVKIEGNGENEVREKIDLLCDRLFANTVIEDYEYSLEKL comes from the coding sequence TTGGACCAATTTGCTGTAAAAGTTTTTGTAAGACTAAGACCCTCAGTTTTAGATCCGGCAGGGGAAGCTACCAAATCTGCTTCTATAAAACTTGGAGCCGAGGGAATAAAATCATTACGTATAGGAAAAATGATTGAAGTAAAAATAGAAGGTAATGGGGAAAACGAAGTTAGAGAAAAAATTGATTTATTGTGTGATAGGTTATTTGCAAATACTGTCATTGAAGATTACGAGTATTCACTAGAAAAATTATAA
- a CDS encoding GTP-binding protein, protein MKKKIPVIVVSGFLGSGKTTFLRYLLKESNKKFGLIINEFGDVGIDGDLIKSCDKCDESEDDCVIELNNGCLCCTVQDDFVPSIKALLEFNPPIDSIIIETSGLALPIPLIQALNWPEIRSSIYLDVVVGIVNGESMLNGSPINDLNKITKQYNETDKIDHNASIDELFEEQLEVSDIVLVSRSDILNDDQFDFVKNKIQGSLNSSVPVLKSKNGKIDLNYLFDFNFKKETYKEFLTEEHDHNHVELVSDSIKLNYFLEKNDFEKEMSKILDELNILRIKGRIWIPNKSLPLQIQIVGKKINTWFEEAPDHCWRPNDNAGLELVIISFDEKSIKTFNRKIKEKFKILSDPKIRI, encoded by the coding sequence ATGAAAAAGAAAATACCAGTAATAGTAGTTTCAGGATTTCTTGGTTCAGGTAAAACAACTTTTCTTAGATATTTATTAAAAGAGAGTAATAAAAAATTTGGTTTAATAATCAATGAATTTGGTGATGTTGGAATTGACGGCGATTTGATTAAAAGTTGTGATAAATGTGATGAATCTGAAGACGACTGTGTAATCGAATTAAACAACGGATGTTTATGTTGTACTGTTCAAGATGATTTTGTTCCATCAATAAAAGCTCTCCTTGAATTTAATCCTCCTATCGATTCAATAATTATTGAAACAAGTGGCTTGGCACTGCCAATCCCCTTAATTCAAGCTCTTAACTGGCCTGAAATAAGGTCTTCTATCTATCTCGATGTAGTAGTTGGGATTGTAAACGGAGAATCAATGCTTAATGGTTCACCAATTAATGATTTAAATAAAATAACAAAACAATATAATGAAACCGATAAAATTGATCACAATGCCTCTATAGATGAACTTTTTGAGGAACAATTAGAAGTTTCTGATATCGTTTTAGTCTCTAGATCAGATATCTTAAATGATGATCAATTTGATTTTGTAAAAAATAAAATCCAAGGAAGTCTAAACTCATCTGTGCCAGTCCTTAAATCCAAAAATGGCAAAATTGATTTAAATTATCTATTTGATTTTAATTTTAAAAAAGAAACTTATAAAGAATTTTTAACGGAAGAACATGACCACAATCATGTTGAGCTTGTATCAGATTCAATTAAATTAAATTATTTCCTTGAAAAAAATGACTTTGAAAAAGAGATGTCAAAAATCTTGGATGAATTGAATATTCTTCGAATAAAAGGACGCATATGGATACCAAACAAATCATTACCTTTACAAATACAAATAGTTGGTAAAAAAATTAATACTTGGTTTGAAGAGGCTCCAGATCATTGTTGGAGACCAAATGATAATGCTGGCCTTGAATTAGTCATAATTTCATTTGATGAGAAATCGATAAAAACTTTTAATAGAAAAATTAAAGAGAAATTTAAGATTTTAAGTGACCCAAAAATAAGGATTTGA